GCCAGCGTGATGCACTTCGTCGGGCAAAGGGGCGTGATGACGAATGGGTGCCCTGCGTCAGATGCTGGAGCCATTCAGATGGATGGGGTATCGAGCTGGCCTCGGTACATCGTCAGCACGCCCCTTTGCCCGGCGCGAGTGATCGGGCCAGTCATCGGGGGAATGGTGGGAAGTAATCTATGCCACTTGGTGGCATAATCTCAACCCATGGAGCGCGTATTCAAGACCCGTTATTTCCAGCGATGGATGCGCAAGACGGAGCTTGCCGATGCCGCCTTGTGCAAGGCCGTTCAGGAGATGGCTGCTGGCCTGATCGATGCCGACCTTGGCGGCGGTGTGGTGAAGAAGCGCGTCGGACTGGCTGGGCGCGGCAAGCGCGGCGGTGTGCGCACGCTGCTTGCCACCAACAAGGGCAGTCGCTGGTTTTTCGTATTCGGCTTCGAGAAGAACGAGCGCGACAACATCAGCGATGATGAACTGCAAGCATTGAAGGACTACGCTGCAGACTGGTTGGAGCGCATGGACGCGCAATTGGATGACGCCGTTGCTGACGGCACTTTGCAGGAGATCTGCCAATGACCACACCCAAGGCCAAGAGCCGCATCATGGAAGCCGTGCATGAAGGCGCACACGATCTGTACCGTCTGGGCTTCATCGACAAGCGCAAGATGCAGAAGTACGACGTGCTGTGTCTGAAGCCGGTGCAAGACTACGATGCCGCCAAGGTCAAGGCGCTGCGTGAACGGCTGCGCCTGAGCCAGGCCGTGCTGGCCAGCGTATTGAACACCAGCACGTCCACCGTCCGCAAATGGGAAGTGGGCGACAAGCGCCCCAGCGGACCGTCGCAAAAATTGCTGGACATCATCGAGCGCAAGGGGCTGGAAGCGGTGCTTTGAAGGAAATTGCACCTTCTCTTGCCCATTCAGCCCATTGCAGGCGCAGACATTGGCCGTAGTGCTTGGTTTGGAGCGGCGCATGTTCTACAAAAGCATGACGACCCATGCCGACCATACCCTGTGGCAAGACGTGTACCACGCACCTTGTCCCAATGGCTGCATGGCCTACATCAAAGTCACCTTTCGCGCGGATGGCGCGGTGGTGCTCCAGTTCAAGGAGCTTTGACATGACCCCCGACGCAAAGAACCGGTACTGCCTGCAATGCGACGACGGCACGGCCCTGGTGCACACCACCAAGGACGTGCATGGCGAGATCATGGGCGTGCCCTATTCCGTGAAGGGCGTCACTGGCTGGCATTGCCCGGCCTGCGGCGAAATCGAATACGACTTGCAGGGCGACAGCGCCGCCCGCATGAGCGCGGCCGTGGAGGCCGCTGGCCAGGAGGCCAGGCAACGGCAAGCCCTGGCGCTGCGCGCCGCGCGCAAAAAACTGGGCTTGTCGCAAGCCGAGGCGGGACGTCTGTTTGGCGGCGGTGTATCGGCTTTCAGCGAATATGAACGCGGCAAGACCCAGCCACACAAGTCCACCGTGCTGCTGATGCGCTTGCTGGACAAGCACCCCAACCTGCTGGCCGAGGTGCGATAGCCGAAGTTCGCGTTGGCCTGCTGCTGCCTGTCGGCCGTGTTGTCTGGCGTTCCCCCTCGGCATCAACCCCGCCAACTGCTCACGCACCCTTTCTTGCCCATTCAACCCATCGCAGGCTTCGGCTTGCCTGCCAGTGCCTGCGGGCGAATGCCTGGCATCAACGATATTCAGGTCGGATGCAGCATGGGGTGCACCGTCTGCACGGCCTGTTGCACTGCCCCGTCAAGCTCGGCCACGCGCAAATCGTAAGCCGTTTGCAGATTGAGCCATGACCGTGCGTCACCCCCAAAAAAGCGGCACAGGCGCAAGGCCGTATCGGCGGTAATGCCCCGGCGCCCCAGCACGATGTCGTTGATGCGCGATGCAGGTACGTGCAGTTGCCCGGCCAGCGCATTGGCGCTGAGCTGCAGAGGTTTGAGGTAGTCCTCACGCAATATTTCGCCCGGGTGGATGGGGCGCATGCCGTTTTTGACCATGTCTTTCTCCTGGCTGGCGTTGTCGTCAGTGATAGTCGACGATTTCCACATTCATGGGCCCTTTGTCCGTCCAGACAAAGCACACGCGCCACTGGCCGTTGATGCGGATGCTGTGCTGCCCTTGGCGGTCGCCCGTCAGCAGCTCAAGGCGATTGCCTGGCGGACTGCGCAAAAAATCCAGTGTCACGGCGGCATCCAGTTGTGCCAGCTTGCGCTCTGCCACAGACTGGAAGCTGGAAAAACGCCGTGTC
The DNA window shown above is from Comamonas sp. NLF-1-9 and carries:
- a CDS encoding type II toxin-antitoxin system RelE/ParE family toxin; the encoded protein is MERVFKTRYFQRWMRKTELADAALCKAVQEMAAGLIDADLGGGVVKKRVGLAGRGKRGGVRTLLATNKGSRWFFVFGFEKNERDNISDDELQALKDYAADWLERMDAQLDDAVADGTLQEICQ
- a CDS encoding DNA-binding transcriptional regulator, which translates into the protein MTTPKAKSRIMEAVHEGAHDLYRLGFIDKRKMQKYDVLCLKPVQDYDAAKVKALRERLRLSQAVLASVLNTSTSTVRKWEVGDKRPSGPSQKLLDIIERKGLEAVL
- a CDS encoding type II toxin-antitoxin system MqsR family toxin, translating into MFYKSMTTHADHTLWQDVYHAPCPNGCMAYIKVTFRADGAVVLQFKEL
- a CDS encoding type II toxin-antitoxin system MqsA family antitoxin → MTPDAKNRYCLQCDDGTALVHTTKDVHGEIMGVPYSVKGVTGWHCPACGEIEYDLQGDSAARMSAAVEAAGQEARQRQALALRAARKKLGLSQAEAGRLFGGGVSAFSEYERGKTQPHKSTVLLMRLLDKHPNLLAEVR
- a CDS encoding HigA family addiction module antitoxin, with product MVKNGMRPIHPGEILREDYLKPLQLSANALAGQLHVPASRINDIVLGRRGITADTALRLCRFFGGDARSWLNLQTAYDLRVAELDGAVQQAVQTVHPMLHPT
- a CDS encoding type II toxin-antitoxin system RelE/ParE family toxin yields the protein MPIVSFRCPDTQRLFTSGKTRRFSSFQSVAERKLAQLDAAVTLDFLRSPPGNRLELLTGDRQGQHSIRINGQWRVCFVWTDKGPMNVEIVDYH